AGATCCCCTTTGCTGGGCACCCAACTATCGGCGCCGCTGTTACCCTCATCCCCCACGGTGTCAATACCGTCGTTACCAAGGCAGGCCCAATTGCTCTCACGCAGACCCGCCCTGGTTATATCCAAGCTGCTATCCCGCACAATGTTCGTCGTCACAGAAAGACTCTTGCCGATCTGTCTGCCCCGGTCGCTGCCCAAATATCCCAGGACCCTGCGATACGCGAATCCGAGCTCCAGGCCCCGCTATTCAGTATCGTCAATGGCATGACCTTTGCGCTCATCAAACTCCCGGATCTCGAGCATCTGGCCAAAGTTCAGATGAGCGGGGTAAACTTGTCTGTGgatgaacttcttgacgaCGGCTGGCAAAACGGCCTCTTGCTGAAGTACTACTATGTTGTCAATGGCCAGCGTGAAGACGACGGCATGACCGTTTATTCCATCCGCTCGAGAATGATGGAAGCATCCATGGAAGATCCTGCTACAGGCAGTGCTGCGAGCGCGCTCTCTAGCTATCTTTCGCTTCAACAGTCGAGCCTAGGTGATCATGGCTTCAGATATGAGATTGACCAGGGTGTTGAGATGGGCAGGGAGAGTAATATTGTAGTTGACGTTGATGTAAAGGAGTCCAAGATCGCCACGGTCAAGCTCTCAGGAACAGCTACTCCAGTAATGCGTGGTCATGTCACCATCTAATCGAGAGAGATAGCATATTGCCTGTTCCCAACTGCTCTATAAACCCAGGACCCAATTGTTATCACGTATTTAACCAAAGGGGCAGTATTCCAAAACCAATCATTCGCCTGGTATGTTCTTCCGACATCGTAACGACTATCGTACAGTGATACAGTATTACTGCAATGTGGTATCGGCCTGGAGACATCCTCGCCCCCCCAGACGAGTCTGCCCTAGGACCGCAGTAACACTTGCGCCTCTATAATTCTGAATTCTTTTTGGACCCAACGCCCCGTGCCTCTCTCATAATGATGCACCGTCAAAAACCAAGAGTTCCGCCGATAATGAAATACGTTTCTCCTATAGATTCCTCCTTGTGACGTTTTACCCAGTCCTATTCATTCCATC
The window above is part of the Fusarium oxysporum f. sp. lycopersici 4287 chromosome 8, whole genome shotgun sequence genome. Proteins encoded here:
- a CDS encoding phenazine biosynthesis protein, giving the protein MELPFVTLDVFTNTRYRGNPLAVVTIPADRNTSEPTQEQKQRIALEFNLSETVFIHEPRPDTDVDSDVTRRVIDIFTVDTEIPFAGHPTIGAAVTLIPHGVNTVVTKAGPIALTQTRPGYIQAAIPHNVRRHRKTLADLSAPVAAQISQDPAIRESELQAPLFSIVNGMTFALIKLPDLEHLAKVQMSGVNLSVDELLDDGWQNGLLLKYYYVVNGQREDDGMTVYSIRSRMMEASMEDPATGSAASALSSYLSLQQSSLGDHGFRYEIDQGVEMGRESNIVVDVDVKESKIATVKLSGTATPVMRGHVTI